A window from Drosophila miranda strain MSH22 chromosome Y unlocalized genomic scaffold, D.miranda_PacBio2.1 Contig_Y2_pilon, whole genome shotgun sequence encodes these proteins:
- the LOC117194011 gene encoding uncharacterized protein LOC117194011: MHIFRHKIISNLSTLLQSNNNAHFGIISEDSLVTNKKLEFGLGTIQCQAVQGVNELIVKCLDKNGTSWLSVVDRWDAKQLLAVAATNESPILLLTSKAVELWKVSEKRKHTLIRHLLDIQAEQMALIRRGVGMQSSYVAFLTSSPAADIMIYSFNNEDMSNFQLDKVLELRDSHQPREMRFMHLPESEDLLLCVSNALPEQPLTIYQHQGAAGFQIILGDSALPEVLLLEVLQLPHKQLHFLAVATSNSVYLVLPQITPL, from the exons ACTTATCAACACTGTTACAGTCGAACAACAATGCGCATTTTGGGATAATTAGCGAGGATTCATTGGTGACCAACAAAAAACTGGAGTTTGGCCTAGGAACGATTCAGTGCCAGGCAGTGCAGGGAGTCAACGAACTAATCGTCAAATGCCTCGATAAAAATGGCACCAGCTGGCTGTCCGTTGTGGACAGGTGGGATGCAAAACAGCTGCTGGCCGTGGCAGCCACCAACGAATCGCCGATTTTGCTGCTAACTTCAAAGGCCGTGGAACTTTGGAAAGTTAGTGAAAAGCGAAAACACACTTTAATCCGTCACCTGCTGGACATACAGGCAGAGCAAATGGCGCTGATCCGGCGTGGCGTGGGCATGCAGAGCAGCTATGTGGCTTTTCTCACGTCGTCGCCGGCAGCAGACATTATGATTTACAG CTTTAACAACGAGGACATGAGCAACTTTCAGCTGGACAAAGTTCTGGAGCTGCGAGATTCACATCAGCCGCGTGAAATGCGCTTCATGCATCTACCTGAATCGGAGGACCTGCTGCTCTGCGTGTCCAATGCCTTGCCCGAGCAGCCGCTGACAATCTACCAGCATCAAGGCGCAGCGGGATTCCAGATAATCCTTGGCGACAGCGCTTTGCCTGAAGTGCTGTTGCTGGAGGTGTTGCAGCTTCCCCACAAACAACTTCACTTCTTAGCAGTTGCCACAAGCAACTCCGTCTACTTGGTGCTGCCGCAGATTACTCCACTTTGA
- the LOC117185900 gene encoding uncharacterized protein LOC117185900, whose amino-acid sequence MLLMYTVSSTRLRIDSMLCSGQKFTFNLFGGTRDNCINCFADHRGSPRIGQDNDVNASGHNPDHDSTDPPAPLPLFRSRQRAPRVGQRGYYHLVIPGPQLGTHTSFPSTSDT is encoded by the exons atgctgctgatgtaCACCGTATCCTCTACGCGGCTCAGAATTGACTCGATGCTCTGCAGCGG ACAAAAATTCACCTTTAATTTGTTTGGTGGGACGAGAGACAACTGCATTAATTGTTTTGCAG ATCACCGTGGATCCCCCAGAATCGGACAGGACAACGACGTTAATGCCTCTGGACATAACCCGGACCACGACTCGACAGATCCTCCGGCACCTCTTCCTCTTTTCAGATCCAGACAGCGAGCTCCACGAGTCGGACAACGAGGCTACTACCACCTGGTAATACCTGGACCACAACTCGGGACACACACTTCCTTCCCTTCTACCTCCGATACATAA